The Bacteroidales bacterium genome has a window encoding:
- the radA gene encoding DNA repair protein RadA, with protein MAKAKTVFVCRNCGFEAPKWVGKCPSCNQWNSFSEEAIVKTSAVADSPFFSSGGGAPVKLHEVDSKSQPRFDTQTAELNRVLGGGLVRGSVILIGGEPGIGKSTLALQVALAMSNYKVLYISGEESIQQIGMRAERIGRKNENCYVLSEISLQSIFNHLQNLKPDILIIDSVQTLQDESLESSPGSISQIRECAGKLMKFAKETSTPVFLIGHITKDGTLAGPKILEHIVDTVLLFEGDQHYMYRILRASKNRFGATAELGIFEMLDNGLREVANPSEVLINKSNEGLSGITTAATIDGIRPFLIEVQALVSTAAYGTPQRVSTGYDVRRLNMLLAVLERRAGFKLATRDVFLNLAGGLRVTDPALDLAVIGAVLSSAVDKAVTKKMCFSAEVGLSGEIRPVTRIENRIREAGRLGFTAVMVSGAYERINIPEKEKVSVLKVNRVEEAVQYLFKTTDSI; from the coding sequence ATGGCCAAGGCAAAAACTGTTTTTGTCTGCCGTAACTGCGGGTTTGAAGCCCCGAAATGGGTAGGCAAATGTCCGTCATGCAATCAATGGAACTCTTTTTCGGAGGAAGCCATTGTAAAAACAAGTGCCGTTGCTGACAGTCCGTTTTTCAGCAGCGGTGGCGGTGCCCCCGTTAAGCTTCATGAAGTAGATTCTAAAAGTCAGCCCAGGTTTGACACACAAACTGCAGAATTAAACCGTGTTCTTGGTGGCGGACTTGTCAGGGGGTCCGTTATTCTAATAGGCGGCGAACCTGGAATCGGAAAATCAACCCTTGCTTTGCAGGTAGCGCTGGCCATGAGCAATTACAAGGTGCTGTATATCTCCGGCGAGGAAAGTATACAGCAGATCGGTATGAGGGCCGAACGAATAGGCCGTAAAAATGAAAACTGCTACGTACTGAGCGAAATTTCCCTGCAGTCGATTTTTAACCACCTACAGAACCTGAAGCCTGATATTCTGATTATCGATTCAGTACAGACACTTCAGGATGAGAGCCTTGAATCATCGCCCGGCAGCATATCTCAGATCAGGGAATGTGCCGGAAAGCTGATGAAATTTGCAAAAGAAACATCCACGCCTGTATTCCTGATCGGCCATATTACAAAAGATGGTACGCTGGCAGGTCCGAAAATCCTGGAGCACATTGTAGATACTGTTTTACTTTTCGAAGGCGACCAGCATTACATGTATCGTATTCTGAGGGCATCAAAAAACAGGTTTGGAGCCACGGCAGAACTTGGAATTTTTGAAATGCTGGATAACGGGTTGCGTGAGGTTGCCAATCCTTCGGAGGTACTTATCAATAAGAGCAATGAAGGATTAAGTGGCATTACAACAGCGGCCACCATTGACGGGATAAGACCGTTCCTGATAGAAGTTCAGGCACTTGTAAGCACAGCTGCCTACGGAACTCCCCAGCGGGTGTCTACCGGCTATGATGTTCGCAGGCTCAACATGCTGTTGGCTGTATTGGAGAGGAGGGCAGGGTTCAAGCTGGCTACGAGGGATGTGTTTCTGAACCTGGCAGGGGGATTACGGGTGACAGACCCGGCGCTTGACCTTGCAGTGATCGGGGCAGTGTTGTCGTCGGCTGTTGACAAGGCCGTGACAAAGAAAATGTGTTTCAGTGCGGAGGTTGGCCTATCCGGCGAAATCCGTCCCGTCACTCGTATTGAAAACCGCATCCGCGAAGCCGGACGGCTTGGCTTTACAGCCGTAATGGTCTCGGGAGCATACGAAAGAATAAATATACCTGAAAAGGAGAAAGTTTCTGTGCTAAAGGTTAATCGAGTTGAGGAAGCAGTGCAATATCTCTTTAAGACCACCGATAGTATATAG
- the rfaE2 gene encoding D-glycero-beta-D-manno-heptose 1-phosphate adenylyltransferase produces MPRLNAVYEKILSGEALDRWLRVTSFRRKSVVFTNGCFDILHSGHIQYLAKASSMGDFLFIGLNTDASVKKLKGPDRPYQDENTRALVLAALGFVTAVALFDEETPYNLISKVQPDVLVKGGDYKVEDIVGYDIVKAKGGKVLTIPFVEGFSSSNIINKIRST; encoded by the coding sequence ATGCCCCGCCTTAACGCAGTATATGAAAAAATTCTATCGGGAGAAGCGCTTGATCGCTGGTTAAGAGTTACATCGTTCAGACGTAAGTCGGTTGTTTTTACAAACGGATGCTTTGATATACTGCACAGCGGGCATATCCAATACCTGGCTAAAGCATCCTCCATGGGTGATTTCCTGTTTATAGGCCTAAATACGGATGCATCCGTGAAAAAACTGAAAGGTCCCGATCGTCCTTACCAGGATGAGAACACCAGGGCGCTCGTTCTGGCAGCCCTTGGATTTGTGACGGCAGTGGCCCTTTTTGACGAAGAGACCCCATATAATCTGATCAGCAAAGTGCAGCCTGATGTTCTTGTAAAGGGCGGCGATTACAAGGTGGAAGATATCGTGGGGTACGATATTGTTAAGGCTAAAGGCGGAAAAGTACTTACTATACCGTTTGTTGAAGGTTTTTCAAGCTCGAATATTATCAATAAAATCAGGAGTACCTGA
- the panD gene encoding aspartate 1-decarboxylase, which yields MQIEILKSKIHRVTVTEANLNYMGSITIDEDLMDASNLIENEKVQVVNINNGERLETYVIKGQRGSGVICLNGPAARRTCVGDVVIIMSYASMDFEEAKRFKPRIVLPDTNTNKVK from the coding sequence ATGCAAATTGAAATCCTTAAATCGAAAATACATCGCGTAACTGTAACCGAGGCCAATCTCAATTATATGGGAAGCATCACCATTGATGAGGATTTGATGGATGCTTCAAACCTGATTGAGAATGAAAAGGTGCAGGTTGTTAATATTAACAACGGAGAGCGACTTGAAACCTATGTAATAAAAGGTCAGAGGGGATCGGGCGTAATATGTCTTAACGGCCCTGCCGCACGCCGGACCTGTGTGGGTGATGTTGTAATTATCATGTCGTATGCCTCCATGGATTTTGAAGAGGCTAAACGATTCAAGCCCCGGATTGTTCTCCCTGATACGAACACAAATAAAGTAAAATAA
- the panC gene encoding pantoate--beta-alanine ligase yields the protein MKDILAAQVRDIRESGKTIGFVPTMGALHNGHISLVQRSKKENDITIASIFVNPTQFNDKDDLKRYPRMPEKDSAMLEAAGCDIVFIPDEKQVYPEPDTRIFDFGGLEKVMEGKHRPGHFNGVAQVVTRLFDMVKPHRAYFGIKDFQQLVIIRYVVKTLHYPVEIVACPIIREPDGLAMSSRNMLLSADERKTALILSKSLFEARELKSNHDPVEIVSHVTDKINATPGIDLEYFEIVNGSTLLPVSAWEGEDNITGCIAARVGKIRLIDNINFSL from the coding sequence ATGAAAGATATCCTGGCCGCCCAGGTAAGGGATATCAGAGAATCGGGCAAAACAATAGGTTTTGTCCCTACAATGGGTGCACTGCATAACGGACATATATCATTGGTGCAGCGCAGTAAAAAGGAAAATGATATTACAATCGCCAGCATTTTTGTAAATCCAACGCAGTTTAATGACAAGGATGACCTGAAACGGTATCCCCGTATGCCTGAAAAAGACAGCGCCATGCTGGAAGCAGCCGGTTGTGACATTGTTTTCATTCCCGATGAAAAGCAAGTTTATCCTGAACCGGATACACGCATATTTGATTTCGGTGGACTTGAAAAGGTAATGGAAGGGAAGCACCGGCCCGGTCATTTTAACGGCGTGGCACAGGTGGTAACCCGGTTGTTTGACATGGTGAAACCTCACCGGGCTTATTTTGGCATCAAGGATTTTCAGCAGCTTGTTATCATCCGGTATGTGGTCAAAACTTTACATTACCCCGTTGAAATAGTGGCATGTCCCATTATCCGGGAACCGGATGGACTGGCCATGAGCTCGCGCAATATGTTGCTCAGTGCCGATGAAAGAAAAACGGCACTTATTTTATCGAAATCACTTTTTGAAGCGCGTGAGTTGAAAAGCAACCATGATCCGGTCGAAATAGTGAGTCATGTAACGGATAAAATAAATGCAACACCGGGTATCGACCTTGAATATTTTGAAATTGTGAACGGATCCACCCTTCTGCCTGTCAGCGCCTGGGAAGGCGAGGACAATATAACAGGCTGCATTGCCGCACGGGTAGGCAAAATCCGGCTGATCGACAATATTAATTTTTCTTTGTAA
- a CDS encoding glycosyltransferase family protein: MKILYAVQGTGNGHVSRAREIIPLLRKRCETDVLISGDQANLSLPFEPEFRLHGLTFAHGKKGGIDFSKTYKKANVRRFMEEINSLPVKDYDFVLNDFEPVSAWACYKKKVPCIALSHQSALLDSGIPKPDHKDPIGSFILKNYAPSGYYFGLHFSRYSKQLFTPIIRKEIREASKVNKGHYTVYLPAYDDNFLLEYLGRISDIKFQIFSPVIAKPYVKDNIEIRPVDSRSFTQSIVSCEGILCGAGFETPAEALFLGKKLLVVPMKNQYEQFFNAAALKSMGVPVVKKLTKSKFERICEWIVQDYKIEVTYPDVTEKIINRIFEMYVDGNFEGFKSPRKFKMIPSKKLL, encoded by the coding sequence ATGAAAATACTATATGCCGTGCAGGGCACAGGTAATGGCCATGTAAGCCGGGCCCGGGAGATCATACCACTACTGAGAAAACGTTGTGAAACCGATGTATTAATCAGTGGTGACCAGGCCAATCTCAGCTTACCCTTTGAGCCTGAGTTCAGATTACATGGATTGACCTTTGCTCATGGCAAAAAAGGAGGAATCGATTTCTCAAAAACCTATAAAAAGGCAAATGTCAGGAGGTTCATGGAAGAAATCAATAGTTTGCCCGTTAAGGATTATGATTTTGTTTTAAATGATTTTGAACCAGTGTCAGCATGGGCTTGCTATAAGAAGAAAGTACCCTGTATTGCCCTCAGTCATCAGTCTGCCCTGCTTGACAGTGGTATTCCCAAACCGGATCATAAAGACCCGATAGGCAGTTTTATTCTTAAAAATTATGCTCCGTCAGGATATTACTTTGGGTTGCACTTCAGCCGCTATTCAAAACAACTATTCACGCCGATTATCCGGAAAGAGATCAGGGAAGCATCCAAGGTGAATAAAGGCCATTATACAGTCTATCTTCCGGCCTACGATGATAACTTCCTTCTTGAATATCTCGGAAGAATTTCCGATATTAAATTTCAAATATTCTCGCCGGTTATAGCAAAGCCTTATGTTAAAGATAACATAGAAATCAGGCCCGTTGACAGCCGGTCCTTCACTCAAAGCATCGTTTCCTGTGAGGGTATTTTATGCGGTGCGGGGTTTGAAACTCCGGCTGAGGCGCTTTTCCTGGGTAAGAAGTTATTGGTAGTTCCCATGAAAAATCAATATGAGCAGTTTTTTAACGCAGCAGCTTTAAAGTCAATGGGGGTACCGGTTGTTAAAAAACTTACAAAATCTAAATTTGAAAGAATCTGTGAATGGATTGTTCAAGATTACAAAATTGAAGTCACCTATCCCGATGTAACTGAAAAAATAATTAACCGCATTTTTGAAATGTACGTGGATGGAAATTTTGAAGGCTTTAAATCACCCCGGAAGTTTAAAATGATTCCTTCGAAAAAACTACTCTGA
- a CDS encoding UDP-2,3-diacylglucosamine diphosphatase has product MKEKKRKVDLVVISDVHLGTYGCRADRLHDYLQHIKPKILVLNGDIVDVWQFSKRYWPKAHMKVIKDVISMAAKGTQVYYITGNHDEILRKFAGLKLGSIEITNKLELILDGNKTWFFHGDVFDVLMQNSRWIEKAGAIGYDFLILVNVMVNFFTRLFGKKRVSISKKIKENVKTAVKYISRFEITAARLALKNGFHAIVCGHIHQPEIRQISLDNCSIVYMNSGDWIENLTSLEYNEGEWCVHRHPDETQKNTLLIEEDVDESLVEMDNKEVFKMVMKEFQIQS; this is encoded by the coding sequence ATGAAGGAAAAAAAGCGAAAGGTCGACCTGGTTGTAATATCGGATGTACACCTCGGAACCTATGGATGCCGTGCTGACCGTTTACACGATTACCTGCAGCACATCAAACCGAAAATTCTGGTTTTAAACGGGGATATTGTTGATGTATGGCAATTCTCCAAAAGATATTGGCCCAAAGCCCATATGAAAGTGATCAAGGATGTTATTAGCATGGCTGCTAAAGGCACGCAGGTATATTATATAACAGGGAATCACGATGAAATACTTCGCAAATTTGCGGGACTTAAACTTGGGAGCATTGAAATCACAAACAAACTTGAATTGATCCTCGACGGAAACAAGACCTGGTTTTTTCACGGGGATGTTTTCGATGTATTAATGCAAAATTCAAGATGGATTGAAAAAGCAGGAGCTATTGGATATGATTTTCTAATCCTGGTCAACGTAATGGTAAACTTTTTTACCCGGTTATTTGGCAAAAAGCGGGTTTCCATTTCCAAAAAAATCAAGGAAAACGTTAAGACAGCGGTAAAATATATCAGCCGGTTTGAAATCACTGCTGCCAGGCTTGCCCTAAAGAACGGATTCCACGCTATTGTGTGCGGGCATATTCACCAGCCGGAAATCAGGCAAATTTCTCTTGATAACTGTTCCATCGTATATATGAATTCAGGCGACTGGATTGAAAATCTGACCTCCCTTGAATATAATGAGGGTGAATGGTGTGTTCACAGGCATCCGGATGAAACACAAAAGAACACACTGTTAATTGAAGAGGATGTTGATGAAAGCCTTGTTGAAATGGACAATAAGGAGGTCTTCAAAATGGTGATGAAGGAATTTCAGATACAATCATGA
- a CDS encoding TonB-dependent receptor: MKKIYTIVERYKKTVFIMLSVVMCNYTMGQSGELKGQITDSETGETLIGATVMVQGTTEGTITDIDGNYSLKDLSKGNYNIVVSYVSYEQVIQRVSVNGSTVLDIKLKPSSVEVDAVKVTASKRNDTEMALISNLKVSSVVANGISKQQIARSQDKDASEVVSRVPGVTVRDGRFINVRGLDERYNVVSLNNVSAPSSESDRKAFSFDMLPASLIDNLVLYKTAEPELPADFAGAMVQIQTKNIIDKNSIDISYGTGYRYNTTFKDYYSYNGGKTDWLGYDDGTRALPAGFPKTPQEFRQLADAPDDADKAKLTVLGQAFSKTWTPEKRRGIPDQSLGITFNHKFLLGKISIGNLTSLGYSTGDQFRQVFRAGYQAYNVKLDQPDTSYRFNDDIYSTKTKLNGLFNWVFVFGNNQKIEFRNFFNQYSDKQTMQRVGRDYYGGLDKAGTELSFQSRSIYSGQLGGNFNFRDSKSQLNWTVGYSYTNKLQPDIRRLEMNRDEYTGKYMLSFNFNADPKMIGRLYLTNHENIYVGAVNYTHKIIIGNINPDIRAGVLIEEKARDFTARNIGFAISNIMHFNWALSAQPIDTVFQDKNINYNDGLKIDESTNPTDSYNAANHLFASYAGIDIPLGKLKIYGGVRIEKNRQELKGLDVNNQSYRVNNDFTDFFPSLNLSYNITDRSLVRFAYGRTINRPEFREISLQSYYDFEEKATIYGNPELKNSYIQNVDLRYELFPSLNGDIITLGGFYKHFSNPIEAHLKEAGSGRNYTYDNASEAASYGVEIDMRKSFSNFESSDNLLRMLRHMVVVFNAAFIKSELHSNEANAREKVRQMQGQSPYIINTGLFYDNPGKGLMISVLYNVIGPRLMFVGDIDEPHVIQMPRNLIDVTVNKKVGKNLTFRLGIKDLFNQPVELRQNERIQLIPGVSESTAKRVQRTQVYKPSSSFTAGLTLSL; this comes from the coding sequence ATGAAGAAAATCTACACTATTGTTGAGCGCTATAAAAAGACTGTATTTATTATGCTTTCCGTTGTTATGTGCAATTATACAATGGGACAGTCAGGAGAACTTAAAGGTCAGATAACGGATTCCGAAACAGGTGAAACCCTGATTGGGGCAACTGTAATGGTGCAGGGCACTACGGAAGGGACAATCACTGACATTGACGGTAATTACAGTCTGAAAGATCTAAGTAAAGGCAACTACAATATAGTGGTCAGCTATGTTTCCTATGAACAGGTAATCCAGCGGGTTTCTGTTAATGGATCCACTGTTCTGGACATAAAGCTGAAACCATCATCTGTAGAAGTGGATGCGGTTAAAGTTACCGCAAGCAAGAGAAACGATACTGAAATGGCTTTGATATCCAACCTCAAGGTCAGCAGTGTGGTGGCAAACGGAATTTCAAAACAACAAATAGCCAGGTCACAGGATAAGGATGCATCGGAAGTGGTCTCAAGGGTTCCCGGTGTTACAGTAAGAGACGGAAGGTTTATCAATGTGAGGGGACTGGATGAGAGGTATAACGTAGTAAGCCTGAATAATGTAAGTGCACCCAGCTCTGAATCTGATCGGAAGGCATTTTCATTTGATATGCTTCCTGCTTCTCTCATTGATAATCTTGTTCTTTATAAAACCGCTGAACCTGAATTGCCTGCCGACTTTGCAGGTGCCATGGTTCAGATACAGACAAAAAACATAATCGATAAAAACAGCATAGATATTTCCTACGGTACCGGCTACAGGTATAATACCACATTTAAGGATTACTATTCATACAACGGCGGAAAAACCGACTGGCTGGGTTATGATGATGGAACACGGGCTCTCCCGGCCGGCTTTCCGAAAACACCTCAGGAATTCAGGCAACTTGCCGATGCCCCTGATGATGCTGACAAAGCCAAACTGACTGTATTGGGACAGGCCTTCAGTAAAACATGGACACCTGAAAAAAGAAGAGGTATACCTGATCAATCATTGGGAATTACTTTCAACCATAAATTTCTGCTTGGCAAAATCTCAATCGGTAACCTGACTTCACTTGGTTATTCAACCGGAGATCAGTTCCGCCAGGTGTTCAGGGCAGGCTACCAGGCTTATAATGTTAAACTGGATCAGCCGGATACATCCTATCGGTTTAATGATGACATCTATTCAACCAAAACAAAGTTAAACGGGCTGTTTAACTGGGTATTTGTCTTCGGAAACAATCAGAAAATAGAATTCAGGAATTTCTTCAACCAGTACAGCGATAAACAAACGATGCAGCGCGTAGGAAGAGATTATTACGGAGGTCTCGATAAAGCCGGCACCGAATTGAGTTTTCAGTCGCGTTCAATTTATTCAGGACAGCTAGGCGGAAACTTTAACTTCAGAGACAGCAAAAGTCAGTTGAACTGGACAGTCGGATACAGTTATACCAATAAACTCCAGCCGGATATCCGCCGTCTTGAAATGAACCGGGATGAGTATACGGGTAAGTATATGCTATCATTTAATTTCAATGCTGATCCTAAGATGATTGGCAGGCTATATCTCACAAACCATGAGAACATTTATGTGGGTGCCGTAAATTATACCCATAAAATCATAATAGGAAACATTAATCCCGATATACGCGCCGGGGTCCTTATTGAAGAAAAAGCCCGTGATTTTACGGCCCGCAATATCGGATTTGCCATTTCAAATATAATGCACTTTAACTGGGCTCTGAGCGCACAACCCATTGATACGGTTTTCCAGGACAAAAACATCAATTATAATGACGGACTTAAGATTGATGAGTCAACCAATCCGACCGACTCTTACAATGCCGCGAATCATCTTTTTGCATCGTATGCAGGCATTGATATTCCCCTTGGAAAATTAAAGATCTATGGCGGTGTGAGAATTGAAAAGAACAGGCAGGAACTTAAGGGCCTTGATGTAAACAATCAATCCTATAGAGTAAATAATGACTTCACCGATTTCTTTCCATCCCTGAACTTGTCTTACAATATCACAGACCGGTCTCTTGTTCGTTTCGCTTATGGCCGTACTATAAACCGGCCCGAGTTCAGGGAAATCTCACTGCAATCCTATTATGATTTCGAGGAAAAAGCAACCATTTACGGAAATCCTGAACTGAAGAACTCCTATATACAAAATGTGGATTTACGTTATGAGCTTTTCCCGTCATTGAACGGGGATATAATCACCCTGGGAGGTTTTTATAAACACTTTTCAAATCCCATCGAAGCCCATTTGAAGGAGGCTGGTTCTGGCAGGAATTACACTTACGATAATGCTTCAGAAGCAGCCAGCTACGGAGTGGAGATCGATATGCGCAAATCGTTCAGCAATTTCGAAAGCAGCGATAATTTATTGCGCATGCTCAGGCATATGGTAGTTGTTTTCAATGCCGCATTCATTAAAAGTGAATTGCACTCCAACGAAGCAAACGCCCGTGAAAAAGTAAGGCAAATGCAGGGACAGTCGCCTTATATCATCAATACCGGCCTGTTCTACGATAATCCAGGGAAGGGTTTAATGATCAGCGTATTGTATAATGTAATCGGTCCGAGGCTAATGTTTGTCGGAGATATCGATGAACCGCATGTTATACAGATGCCCCGCAACCTGATTGATGTTACGGTGAATAAAAAGGTAGGGAAAAACCTGACCTTCCGACTGGGAATCAAAGATCTCTTCAATCAGCCTGTAGAATTAAGACAGAATGAAAGAATCCAGCTGATCCCGGGTGTATCGGAAAGCACGGCAAAACGGGTACAGAGAACCCAGGTGTACAAGCCCAGCAGTTCATTCACAGCAGGACTCACACTGAGTCTATAA
- a CDS encoding T9SS type A sorting domain-containing protein, giving the protein MKRLSTLLVSMILVVTGLKAQPAITNSFFEPVDYSGAFGATDWTRGWTNWTPQTTVYPVASVTIPAGNITTNTTLSPSSAVMGAADFAHAKLNNSFFEQVDYVGAFGATDWTAGWTNWDPQNTTYPAVTDVIAAGDITEDITLTSDKVYLLDGWVYVKAGATITIQPGTVIRGSKANKGALIVEKGAKIIAEGTAEHPIIFTSNQDAGSRSYGDWGGVIVLGKAQVNKIDPVIEGGPTSTYGGDNDADTSGILTYVRIEFPGIAFQPDKEINGLTFGGVGSGTTVNYIQVSYSGDDSYEWFGGKVNAKHLIAFRGWDDDFDTDYGYRGMVQFAVSLRDPAIADPGSGSNGFESDNDGTGTGATPFTEAVFSNISCFGPLVAPSTTVNSNFKRAMHLRRNTKLSIFNSVFAGYLTGLFIDGATTQANADNGSLNVENTILAGCKDYFAADYDSTYFTNPSRHNMRLASNADLGLNDPFNLTAPNFLPAQVAYLLDGWVYVKDGAILTIKPGTIIRGSKANKGALIIEKGAKLIAEGTEDSPIVFTSNQDAGSRSYGDWGGVIVLGKAQVNKIDPVIEGGPTSTYGGSNDADTSGVLKYIRIEFAGIAFQPDKEINGLTFGGVGSGTEVDYIQVSYSGDDSYEWFGGAVNAKHLIAFRGWDDDFDTDYGYRGMVQFAVSLRDPAIADPGSGSNSFESDNDGTGTDATPVTQALFSNVSSFGPLVTPETIVNSNFKRAMHLRRNTKLNIYNSLFAGYLTGLFIDGELSQASAAAGELKIRNTIMAGMRKNFNDNAIDSVYFMTDSLENKIWASNDSLKIADPFNLDAPDFLPETGSPVLTASSWYEGPQTPVTEIENTMDAVLYPNPFSEAVSLNINLKAESNLSVRLYNATGALVMTPVNGRYSAGKHEFRMNIAEKGLLLVEVTVNGNRSMIKLVSR; this is encoded by the coding sequence ATGAAACGATTATCTACTTTATTAGTAAGTATGATTCTGGTGGTAACCGGTCTGAAAGCTCAACCGGCTATAACCAACTCATTTTTCGAACCTGTTGATTATTCGGGTGCCTTTGGCGCTACCGACTGGACCCGGGGATGGACAAACTGGACACCGCAGACCACGGTTTACCCCGTAGCCAGTGTTACAATTCCTGCAGGCAATATTACTACCAACACCACACTGTCTCCATCGTCAGCGGTGATGGGCGCTGCAGATTTTGCTCATGCAAAACTCAATAACAGCTTTTTTGAACAGGTTGACTATGTGGGTGCATTTGGCGCAACCGACTGGACCGCAGGCTGGACAAACTGGGACCCTCAGAACACTACATATCCGGCAGTTACCGATGTGATTGCCGCCGGTGATATAACCGAAGACATCACCCTTACATCCGACAAGGTATACCTGCTCGATGGCTGGGTTTATGTTAAAGCCGGTGCCACAATCACCATTCAGCCCGGAACGGTTATCAGGGGCAGCAAGGCAAATAAAGGCGCTTTGATCGTTGAAAAAGGAGCCAAAATTATCGCTGAAGGTACCGCTGAACACCCGATTATTTTCACATCCAACCAGGATGCCGGATCACGTTCTTATGGCGACTGGGGTGGTGTCATTGTTCTTGGGAAAGCCCAGGTGAATAAAATCGATCCGGTCATTGAAGGTGGACCCACTTCCACTTATGGAGGTGACAATGATGCGGATACTTCCGGCATTCTTACTTATGTACGTATTGAATTTCCCGGAATTGCCTTCCAGCCTGATAAAGAAATCAATGGTCTTACTTTCGGCGGCGTAGGCAGCGGAACCACAGTAAACTATATACAGGTTTCATACAGTGGCGACGATTCGTATGAATGGTTCGGCGGTAAGGTGAATGCAAAGCACCTTATAGCCTTCAGGGGATGGGATGATGATTTTGATACCGATTACGGATACCGTGGCATGGTTCAGTTTGCTGTTTCTCTTCGTGATCCGGCAATCGCTGACCCGGGTTCGGGATCAAATGGTTTTGAATCAGACAACGATGGTACAGGTACCGGTGCAACTCCTTTTACCGAAGCTGTATTCAGCAATATCAGCTGCTTTGGACCGCTCGTAGCTCCTTCCACAACGGTGAACAGCAATTTTAAACGTGCCATGCACTTACGCAGGAATACAAAACTGAGTATTTTCAATTCAGTGTTTGCCGGATACCTGACTGGCCTTTTTATTGATGGGGCAACTACTCAGGCCAATGCTGATAATGGTAGTTTAAATGTTGAAAATACAATTCTCGCTGGTTGTAAGGATTACTTTGCCGCTGACTATGATAGCACATATTTTACGAATCCTTCACGCCATAATATGCGTCTTGCTTCAAATGCAGATCTTGGATTGAATGATCCTTTCAATCTTACCGCACCAAACTTCCTTCCTGCACAGGTTGCTTACCTGCTTGACGGTTGGGTTTATGTGAAAGACGGCGCGATACTCACTATTAAACCGGGAACAATCATACGTGGAAGCAAAGCAAATAAAGGAGCCCTGATTATTGAGAAAGGCGCAAAACTCATTGCGGAAGGAACTGAAGATAGTCCCATAGTATTTACCTCCAACCAGGATGCCGGATCGAGATCGTACGGCGATTGGGGAGGTGTTATTGTCCTTGGAAAAGCACAGGTGAACAAAATTGACCCGGTAATCGAAGGCGGTCCTACTTCAACCTATGGTGGTTCAAATGATGCGGATACATCAGGAGTATTAAAGTATATCCGTATTGAATTTGCCGGTATTGCTTTCCAGCCCGACAAGGAAATCAACGGCCTTACTTTTGGTGGTGTGGGAAGCGGAACCGAGGTGGATTACATCCAGGTTTCTTACAGTGGTGATGATTCCTATGAATGGTTTGGCGGAGCAGTGAATGCTAAACACCTGATTGCCTTCCGCGGATGGGACGACGATTTCGATACCGATTATGGTTACAGGGGCATGGTTCAGTTTGCCGTTTCCCTTCGTGACCCTGCAATTGCTGACCCGGGATCGGGATCCAACAGTTTTGAATCCGACAACGATGGTACCGGTACGGATGCCACACCGGTTACCCAGGCCCTTTTTAGCAATGTGAGCAGCTTTGGCCCGCTTGTAACCCCGGAGACTATTGTTAACAGCAATTTCAAGAGGGCTATGCATCTCAGAAGAAATACAAAGTTGAATATTTATAACTCGCTATTTGCAGGATATCTGACCGGTTTATTCATTGATGGTGAGCTTTCACAGGCAAGTGCTGCTGCCGGTGAACTGAAGATCAGGAATACCATCATGGCCGGTATGCGTAAAAATTTCAATGACAATGCCATCGACAGTGTATACTTTATGACGGATTCCCTTGAAAACAAAATATGGGCATCAAATGACAGCCTTAAAATAGCTGATCCGTTTAACCTGGATGCTCCAGATTTTCTTCCTGAAACCGGTTCTCCTGTTTTAACAGCTTCCTCGTGGTATGAAGGACCGCAAACTCCGGTAACTGAAATTGAAAATACTATGGACGCCGTTTTATACCCGAATCCTTTCAGTGAAGCCGTAAGCCTGAATATTAATCTGAAGGCTGAAAGCAATCTGTCAGTAAGGTTGTATAATGCTACCGGTGCGCTTGTAATGACCCCGGTAAACGGCAGGTATTCCGCCGGCAAACACGAATTCAGAATGAATATTGCCGAGAAAGGTCTCTTGC